A window of Ascochyta rabiei chromosome 6, complete sequence genomic DNA:
GTGACACGCCCATGCTCCCGCTCCTCCGCAAGCAGCAGCCGCCAGCCCCTCTCACACGGCTCACACCCTGTCTCAGGCGTGGCGGGATGATGCAAAGCGCTGTCACGGGCGCACGTGAGGTCACGACGGGCGACAGGCCCTCGCCGAGCTAGCCTGCAGCCGGACTCACCCATCACCCATAGACTCTGCTAGCCTCCCTCTACTACAGTCAGCCCGTCTAGCACTCCCGCCATGCTACGTCACCCCTTGCCCTTGCGGCCCACATCCTCATAAACAAGAACCTGCCCGTGGGAAACACAGCTGGCTCCTGCTCCTGTCCAGGCTTTCCGTTTCGGGCACTCAAATACCAATCGCTGCCGCTGCCTCGCCCTTGCTGCCTGCCACCTTGCACCTTGCACTATCCTCGTGACTCCTGGAATCTTCCTTCTTCCTGATCGCCCAACCAGCCTCGCTTTCAACATGGTCGCTGCAGCCAGTGCGTATTCCTGTCCATCAACATCCGTATCCGTCACCACAACCACCCatcaaccacaaccacaccaacaccatCAATGACACCAATGCCGCCAATGCCACCAGTGCCACCAATGATACCAACAACATGATGCTAACTTTCCCCCAGAGCCAATCTTCGCCCTGGCCGCTCTCCTCCTCGTCGCCGGAGGCATTGTCATGCAGATCTTCACCATCCTCTCCGGCGGCATCAACTCGGCCCCCATCAACAAGTTCTACTTCCTCGAGGCCGCCACAAGCGGCATCCCCAACGCCCGCAACCCCTCGCGATGGACCTTCTTCGCCATCTGCGGCCGTGATCCCGCCTCGGGACTCAACGCAAATTGCGGCGCCGTCGTGCCTGCCCTCCCTTTTGACCCTCCGCGCAACTTTGGCACCACCGAGAACGTACCCCAGCAGTTTATCGGCACCCACCTGTACTTCTACCTCTCGCGCTTCATGTTCGCCTTCTACCTGATTGCCCTCTTCTTCGCCGCAGGCGCCCTGCTCACCGGTCTGCTGGCGCTGTGCAGCCGTCTGGGCGGCTACCTCTCCGCCCTCACTGTCGCCGTGGCTCTCTTCTTCCAGACCCTGGCTGCTTCTCTGCTCACGTAGGTTGTCGTCTCTCCTCTTCGCCGCCTTCGCTAACACGCCTCTCAGCGCCTGGATCATCAAGGGCCGCGACGCCTTCCGCTCCGCCGGCCTCGAGGCCTCGGTGGGCCGCTACCTGCTTGCCTTTGCGTGGGCCTCGATGGTCTGCTTCCTCATCGCCACCGTGCTGTTCTGCCTCGGCGGTGCGCTTGGCGGCGACCGCTCCTCGGGCGTCAGCCGTCGCCGCTCCACCAAGAGCACCCGAAGCCGCGCTAGCTTCATGGACACGGACAGCCAGAGGCGCGTCAAGGACGAATACTCTGCTTGATCCTTGAATGACACAATTCTTGAACGACACAATTCTTGGACGAGACAACTCTTGAACGAGAATCCTTGAACGAGACAAGGGGGACGACGCATACTAATGATCTAATGGAGGATGTACCGAGAGGAGAGAGATGGGAGGAACACACTAGATGATATCCATGACTTGAATGGGAACGCACCGCGACTGTATACGCTGCCATGTCGATTTGTACATGAACAACCAACCAACTATACCCGCACTCAAGACGTGTCTTCCTCCTCGAAATGCCAGTCATCAAACAACTCCCCCACCCCACCTACCAACACACTCCCCTCGCCATCCTGACCACCCCCCATCCACCCCATCACACTCCTGCCCTCCGTCACGCACCACACGTCGAACCCCACCCCGGCCACCCCAATGGGTCCCGTCATAGGCACATAGGCGTCCCGGCCCCTGCACGACCCCACCGCCTCATCCAGGAGCACGACATCCGGCCGTGCCACCAGCATGCTCGCGTCTCCCACGCCCTCGTGCCGCTGCACCGGTGGCGCCCCGCGCTGCAGCTGGTACCCCACCCTCGTCCCGCCTTGGAGGAGAGAGCCTTGCGTATAAGAGCCGCTGGTGCTGCTCGGGAACCGTAGAGCCGTGGCGTCAAAGTGCGCGAGCAGCTGCGCCGTGTCCATGGCTTCTCCCTTGGCTTCTCCCTTGGCTTCCTCCTTGGCTTCCTCCttgacggcggcggcggcggcggcggcagcgagcTTACTAGCGAGATGGCGGGCGCGGGCTGTGTGCGCTTGGATGAGGCCGATGGCCGGTTGGGGAACGTAGTGGGTTGTGGTGCCTTTTTCTGTTTCGACGCTGTGGATATCGTTCTTGTTGTTACTGTCTGCTGTGGTCGAGGGCTGGAAGCCTGGCCCGCCGTTGCAGAGGAATTGCTGCCACGGCTTGAGGCCGGACACGTAGGGCCCGGTGTTATACCTGGCTGCGAGACCGTCGACGGCTCCGCTGGGACAGTGGATCGTGGATACCCCGTGATCGTCGGGGCGCGCGCCCGTCTTTGTCGACATGACGGTGTGCATGAGCTTGATGGTGTTTTTGTAATCTTGCAGAAATGAACGGGCGGCGGCCACATCAGCGGGACCAGCTGTGTGTCGGTGCGTGGTAACCTCTTGATACAGGCGCAGAGGACATGCGCTTTGCCATGTGTCGAGGAGCTGGAACCATATGCTCTGCATGAGCGCGCTATCGGCTGCAAAGAAGTCGGCGAAGTAGTCGAGGAGAGAGGCCGCGGCTGACCAGAACACATCAAGAAAGGAACGCCTGCATGGAACGAGTTCGCATCCGATGGAGTTTGGATTAAGGCGGGCCTGGCCTGGATGCTCGCCAAGGCGGTAGATGTCTGCGCAGATGGCCTTTAGGTCCAGATCGTTTGTGCCGCAGACGTACCGTAGAGTTAGAGTAGGTGTCGTAGTGTGATCTTCGACGCAAATTATTGGCGGATCCATAGCGATGAACAGACGTCGTGTGGTAGGCGAATCCAAGGACACGCAAAGTCTGAGAGTATCAGTGAATGTTTGTTTCTGTAGTGCCAAGAAGCAAACGAACCGTGGCTACGCAAACCCATCGGGTGAAAGTAACAAGGCATCAAAAGCTACTGCTTCCAGGCGTGAGACATTCGGCTGAGAGTGCTCATTCTTCCATGTTGCATATTGCTGAGCAATGCTTCCTCTAGTGCCGACTGGCTGATGCCCGCATCTATTCTGATCAGTCATGGTCAAATGGGTTACTATCAAATACAACATACCATCGATATCACTGAAACTGCTACCCATGCTCGGCGTGCCTTCACTCCCTTCCTTACGCCTCAACGCCTGCGCCCGTGGGCTTCCCAGGTTTGCCATAGCAGCACGATGATTAAAGTTTGGGCTCACAGGACTCTTCGTCGCAGCTTGCGGTCCAGAAGGGGTATCGCTAGCCGAAGCAGAGCTGGTCATGGATGATGCTGTTTCAGTCGTGGCCCGGGATTGCGGGCTGCTTTGCTTAGCTGCAGCAATGCTCTTCTGTCGGTCCACAAGCGGAGTCTTCTGCTCAGATTGAGTCTGCTTTGACGCGCCCGGCACTCGTCTTGCTGCTGATGCAAAAGGCAGCATGGTGGCGGCCGGTGAATCTGCTTCGTCTGCCTCCTGCGTGCCGTCACCTTCTGCAAATGGGGCTAGCTCTCGGGCCTGCTTCTGCTGGAAGCGCGGTGGTCGCTTAAACAGCTGGCTACGGTGCGCTGGATGGTCAGTATCTGACATGGACGACGAGCTTGGCGAAGACGAATCTGGGATTTCTGGTGAATCCGGCGGTTCTTGCACGTTCGTAGGAGCCAGGGAGCCAGGAGAAACAGGCTGATCGTCCCTAGAGGGCCTCGTAAGATTCGGTCGCTGTGTCGACCGTGCAGACAGTGTCCGAGCTGGGAGCTGCTGAGTTTGTGCACGAGTTTGTGTGATCGTGGTCGTCGAGGGTGTCCTGGTCAGTGCCGGAGCTGGCTCAATCACCTCTCCCAGTCCAAGGTTTGGGCTGTTTCTGCGCCCTCCAGACAATGCCGATGTCGTTCTCGGAGGGCCGGCACCGCCACTGCCAGCTCTTTGCATTGCAACACCGCCTACAGAAGCAAGGGTACTTCCGCCCCCAGATGCCGCAGGCGCGGTGACGGTCGAACCGCTGACCTTCTTCATCTGATTGCGAACATGCTCGAAATGCCGTTCATACAGCCATGCCGCTTGCTGGAGCAGAAAGGTAGGAGGCACTTGGAACTTGGTCGCAAGCTCCACCCAGTTGAGGTCGCTGGTCTTTGAGGATTTGGAGATGACCTTCCACAGCTGGCGGTCCTTATCAGCATCCCATTGGGCTTGTGGTGGATCTACGAAGTTGCCGCGCGGGAATGGCAGCCGGATCAAGGCTGTGAACTGAGTCGAAGCCATGAGACGATAGATGATTTCAAGATAGTTCGGGCGATGGAATGAGATGGGTGAGATGGAGTTGTGATGACAAGGCTAAACGGCTTGGGGAGCGCGTGAACCAATCTACGCGTAGGTACCCCAACTTTGACTGACACAGAGCATGGACGTGAATACTGCTTGACTGAAATGGCTTGCAATCCCAAGTTAGTTCTTGGGTGCTTCTACCTCTTGATCTTTCGGACTGCTCTTCTTCATACTCGATTGTGCAAGATTGAGATGGAAACATTCATGTCTCTCACCCGGTGTCTGCCCCGCAGACCCTTGCTCCTGCTGCCCCACCCTAGCGTCATGCAGGCACAAAATGAACAACACCAGGTCAGGCAATCGAATGAGTCGCACAACTTCAACACGTCAACGAATTGATCAATATGTCGGAAACAGTCACCACTATTGACATCCAGGGCAAGCTGCCCAAGGTAGCGTCGGGCAAAGTCCGTGATCTGTTCGCAGTCGACGATGACACACTGCTGTTCGTCGCGAGCGACCGAATATCGGCGTACGATGTGATTATGGAAAACGTGAGTTGAAAACAGATACAAGGATCCGACTACTACAATATGACAGTGACAATCGCCCATGTGAACTAAATGCTAATGCAACAACAGGGCATTCCAGGAAAAGGTGCTCTTCTCACAGCCATGAGGTACAGAACACCAAACCAGCACTCCCTCCGGACCAGGCATTAACAACCTCTGCAGCATCTACTGGTTCAATTACCTCCCTCAGCACGTCTCCGGCCTCAAAACGCACTACATCAGCAACCAACTCCCCCCTGCCATCGCCTCTCTCACCAGCTTCCAGGACCGCAGCATGCAAGTCCGACGTCTGCGCATCATCCCCATCGAGTCCATTGTGCGCGGCTACATCACCGGCTCTGGCTGGTCCGAGTACAAAAGATCCGGCACGGTGAATGGCATCCGGCTCCCAGCGGGGCTCATCGAAGGCCAGAAGCTCCCTTCGGCGCTGTGGACGCCCAGCACAAAAGCCGAACTCGGCGACAAGGACGAGAACATTTCGCCCGAGAAGGCGCGCGAGATCATCGCGAACCCCAAGATTGCTGCCCGTGTCGAGGAGTTGAGTCTGCAGATCTACGAGGCTGCGGCGAAGCGCGCCGAGTCTGTCGGTATTGTGCTCGCGGACACCAAGTTCGAGTTTGGCCTCGACGAGAACGATGATGTCGTGCTGGTCGATGAGGTGCTCACGCCGGACAGCAGTCGCTTCTGGCCCAAGGAGACGTGGGAGCAGAACCTGGGCAGAGCGCAGCCGAGCTTCGACAAGCAATTCCTGCGCGACTGGTTGACGTCGAACGGGCTGAAGGGCAAGGATGGCGTCAAGGTGCCGGAGGATGTCGTGAAGCAAACAGCGGCAAAGTACAGGGAGGCTTATGAGAAGATCACAGGGAAGACTGCCTGAGTGTGTGTAGAGGGATTCCAGATGAGACGACCGTTTCGTGTATCCTCACGTTTTTTTTTATCTATTGTAGATACTATACTGCGTCCTCATACGCAAACGAACCAAAAAGGCCTCCCCTTGTCAATGTCTTCACCTGAATGCTATAAACAGATTCCACTATACCGAGATTcgtatatatatatacaaCTGCTTAATGCTGTTGGTCAAAACACCCGACGCCGTTGTGATGCAGACATGTCATGAGGAGCTTTCCCAATAATCAACGCCACCGCTACGCTGCATGCATG
This region includes:
- a CDS encoding Eisosomes component, which translates into the protein MVAAAKPIFALAALLLVAGGIVMQIFTILSGGINSAPINKFYFLEAATSGIPNARNPSRWTFFAICGRDPASGLNANCGAVVPALPFDPPRNFGTTENVPQQFIGTHLYFYLSRFMFAFYLIALFFAAGALLTGLLALCSRLGGYLSALTVAVALFFQTLAASLLTAWIIKGRDAFRSAGLEASVGRYLLAFAWASMVCFLIATVLFCLGGALGGDRSSGVSRRRSTKSTRSRASFMDTDSQRRVKDEYSA
- a CDS encoding Phosphoribosylaminoimidazolesuccinocarboxamide synthase, whose translation is MSETVTTIDIQGKLPKVASGKVRDLFAVDDDTLLFVASDRISAYDVIMENGIPGKGALLTAMSIYWFNYLPQHVSGLKTHYISNQLPPAIASLTSFQDRSMQVRRLRIIPIESIVRGYITGSGWSEYKRSGTVNGIRLPAGLIEGQKLPSALWTPSTKAELGDKDENISPEKAREIIANPKIAARVEELSLQIYEAAAKRAESVGIVLADTKFEFGLDENDDVVLVDEVLTPDSSRFWPKETWEQNLGRAQPSFDKQFLRDWLTSNGLKGKDGVKVPEDVVKQTAAKYREAYEKITGKTA